In Algihabitans albus, the following are encoded in one genomic region:
- a CDS encoding EamA family transporter — MYGLLLVFCSALFLAGGQIVFKLVSTRMEGDGFSGGIFQFALHALSQPYIWIGGGLAAGGFAIYVYGLRLVDLSRGAPIAGGLIIVLTVLLSGLLLREQIGLTRGIGIAAIVIGIALVSRS; from the coding sequence ATGTATGGACTGCTCCTGGTCTTCTGCTCCGCCTTATTCCTCGCCGGCGGCCAGATCGTGTTCAAGCTCGTTAGCACCCGCATGGAAGGCGATGGCTTCTCCGGCGGCATATTCCAGTTCGCGCTGCACGCCCTCAGCCAACCTTACATCTGGATAGGGGGAGGGCTGGCCGCTGGCGGCTTCGCAATCTACGTCTACGGGCTTAGGCTTGTGGACTTGTCGCGCGGAGCCCCAATCGCTGGCGGACTAATCATAGTATTGACCGTCCTGCTGTCGGGCCTGTTACTGCGCGAGCAAATTGGGTTGACGCGCGGTATTGGCATTGCCGCTATCGTCATCGGGATTGCGCTGGTTAGCCGCAGTTAA
- the neuC gene encoding UDP-N-acetylglucosamine 2-epimerase, whose amino-acid sequence MDKRKRKICVVITTRGNYAKMKSVIAAIEATETLELRLILGGMVLLEKYGRILNQPDGKGLPVDRHIHFVIEGETPVTMSKSAGVAVSEFATAFEDLKPDVVLVIADRFECLPIAMAASYMNIAVAHVEGGEVSGSIDESIRHAITKLAHLHFPASQEAAQRIARMGEDQSTIHPVGSTSMDVIRQLDLDDLEPVKRYQSDYGMGPKIDLVPGQYLTVIQHPVTTEYDDNLAHVRETISALEELGMPTVWILPNMDAGSDGINKGIRQFREAKRPDYIHFFKSLPIELFAPLLANAAVMVGNSSSGIREAAFLGTPTVNVGSRQHGRERGHNVVDVGYTAPEIVEGVRRQLANGRYAPDHLYGDGHAAEKVVNVLETADFRIQKTITY is encoded by the coding sequence GTGGACAAGCGCAAGCGAAAGATATGCGTGGTCATTACCACGCGCGGCAACTATGCCAAGATGAAGTCGGTGATCGCCGCGATCGAAGCTACAGAGACCCTGGAACTGCGGCTGATCCTGGGCGGCATGGTGCTGCTGGAGAAGTACGGTCGAATTCTGAACCAGCCCGATGGCAAAGGTCTGCCGGTGGATCGCCATATCCATTTCGTCATCGAAGGCGAGACGCCTGTGACAATGTCGAAGTCGGCTGGCGTAGCCGTCAGCGAATTTGCCACGGCCTTCGAGGATTTGAAGCCCGATGTGGTCCTGGTCATTGCCGACCGCTTCGAATGCCTGCCGATCGCCATGGCGGCCAGCTACATGAACATCGCGGTCGCGCACGTGGAGGGCGGTGAGGTCTCCGGCTCGATCGACGAGTCGATTCGCCATGCTATCACCAAGCTTGCGCACCTTCACTTTCCCGCATCTCAGGAAGCAGCTCAAAGGATCGCGCGGATGGGCGAAGATCAGTCGACAATTCACCCGGTCGGCAGCACCAGCATGGACGTCATTCGCCAGCTCGACCTAGACGACCTGGAACCGGTCAAACGCTATCAAAGCGACTACGGCATGGGGCCGAAAATTGACCTCGTACCGGGTCAATATCTCACCGTCATCCAGCATCCGGTCACCACGGAGTATGACGACAACCTAGCGCACGTGCGAGAAACCATCTCCGCGCTTGAGGAGCTAGGGATGCCAACCGTCTGGATCTTACCGAACATGGATGCCGGCTCCGACGGGATCAACAAGGGCATCCGCCAGTTCCGCGAAGCCAAACGTCCGGACTACATTCACTTCTTCAAGAGTCTGCCGATCGAGCTGTTCGCACCACTGCTCGCCAACGCGGCTGTGATGGTGGGCAATTCCTCCAGCGGTATCCGCGAGGCCGCCTTCCTCGGCACACCGACCGTGAACGTCGGCTCGCGTCAGCACGGGCGCGAGCGTGGCCATAATGTCGTGGACGTCGGCTACACGGCTCCAGAGATCGTCGAGGGCGTCCGCCGGCAGCTGGCCAACGGCCGCTATGCGCCGGACCATCTCTACGGCGATGGCCATGCCGCTGAGAAGGTCGTAAACGTTCTGGAGACGGCAGATTTCCGCATCCAAAAGACCATCACCTACTGA
- a CDS encoding class I SAM-dependent methyltransferase yields MTACQACRSDFSTTAIAAPKDFEYFVERAVPTEVRQCSTCGSLFQHPWPDKAEALAFYPADYQNYERPDVPLLSKLLSMAQRRAAQTFVRQVGQDARMLDFGCGDGSFLGYLAAEGMTDLVGYEPNLRETERETRPKVTRVGSLRELRDAGRTFDVIRMHHVIEHLTELDSTMQGLRHLLSPNGVILVQTPNVATATWRLFGQNWGPLHYPYHTVLFTPQGMEAGSQRWGLKIEATTNTPMPTGWAMSLENLIKRSLGSRRRGRLRVYGLLVAAALPMSYAEAAIRPSKAAVLDYTLSAG; encoded by the coding sequence GTGACGGCCTGCCAAGCTTGCCGATCGGATTTCAGCACGACGGCGATCGCCGCGCCCAAAGACTTCGAGTACTTCGTCGAGCGCGCCGTGCCGACCGAAGTTCGCCAGTGTAGCACCTGCGGTTCACTGTTCCAGCATCCCTGGCCGGACAAAGCGGAGGCGCTAGCCTTCTATCCCGCCGACTATCAGAACTACGAGCGGCCGGATGTTCCTCTGCTGTCAAAGCTCCTCAGCATGGCGCAGCGACGCGCGGCGCAGACCTTCGTAAGGCAGGTCGGGCAGGATGCGCGCATGCTTGATTTCGGGTGCGGTGACGGTAGCTTCCTAGGCTATCTCGCAGCCGAAGGAATGACCGATCTGGTCGGCTACGAGCCGAACCTGCGTGAGACCGAACGGGAGACGCGTCCAAAAGTCACTCGAGTTGGCAGCTTACGTGAGTTGCGGGACGCTGGCCGCACCTTCGATGTGATTCGAATGCACCATGTCATCGAGCACCTGACCGAACTCGACAGCACTATGCAGGGCTTGCGCCATCTCCTGTCACCGAATGGGGTGATCCTGGTACAGACGCCCAATGTGGCGACGGCAACATGGCGGCTCTTTGGACAGAATTGGGGGCCTCTGCACTATCCTTATCACACGGTTCTTTTCACGCCGCAGGGCATGGAGGCAGGCTCGCAGCGCTGGGGCCTCAAGATCGAGGCCACGACCAACACCCCGATGCCTACGGGGTGGGCGATGAGTTTAGAAAACCTCATCAAGCGCAGTCTCGGCAGCCGGCGACGCGGTCGCCTGCGTGTTTACGGGCTCTTGGTCGCCGCTGCCCTGCCGATGTCCTACGCAGAGGCGGCAATACGACCGTCGAAGGCCGCTGTGCTCGACTACACGCTGTCGGCAGGCTGA
- a CDS encoding N-acetylneuraminate synthase family protein yields the protein MARFSSHFEIDGRPVGEGCPVYVIAEAGVSHFGSEEKAYRLVDLAVAAKADAVKFQVFDVDEMISRELPDWKARLGPRALPYDAFARIQGYCRQRGITFFATAHDLPSLEFLASLEVPVHKVGSGEVGNWPYLKKVAELGKPLIFSTGMYHIDQVGEALDAIAETGARDVAMLHCVTLYPTPPEQAALGSIALLRERFDAVVGYSDHTRGFHIPLAAAGLGARVIEKHITLDYDVPNAQDWKVSCGPADLGRFVSELREVEAALSVRPTEPDGAQADSLIWASKSLVAAHDLPAGHVLSAGDLRSKRPGTGISPAKMDRVFGRRLNSALPADGILTWQHLAG from the coding sequence TTGGCCCGCTTCAGCAGTCATTTCGAAATCGACGGCCGGCCGGTCGGTGAGGGCTGCCCGGTCTATGTGATCGCGGAGGCGGGGGTTTCGCATTTCGGCAGCGAGGAGAAGGCCTATCGCCTCGTTGACTTGGCGGTCGCCGCCAAGGCGGACGCCGTGAAGTTTCAGGTCTTCGACGTCGACGAGATGATCAGCCGAGAGCTGCCCGACTGGAAGGCGCGCCTTGGCCCGCGCGCCCTGCCGTACGACGCCTTCGCGCGGATCCAAGGTTACTGCCGGCAGCGTGGCATCACCTTCTTCGCCACGGCGCATGACCTGCCATCGCTGGAGTTCCTCGCCAGCCTGGAAGTGCCGGTTCACAAGGTCGGCTCCGGAGAAGTCGGCAATTGGCCTTACCTGAAGAAGGTCGCAGAGCTTGGCAAGCCGCTGATTTTTTCAACCGGCATGTACCACATCGACCAAGTCGGCGAGGCGCTGGATGCGATAGCCGAGACTGGCGCGCGAGACGTGGCGATGCTGCATTGCGTGACGCTCTATCCGACACCGCCGGAGCAAGCGGCCCTGGGCAGCATCGCGCTGCTGCGCGAACGCTTCGATGCCGTTGTCGGCTACTCCGACCACACCCGCGGCTTCCACATTCCGCTAGCGGCGGCGGGGCTGGGCGCGCGTGTCATCGAAAAGCACATCACGCTCGACTACGACGTGCCGAACGCGCAGGATTGGAAGGTGTCATGCGGGCCAGCGGATCTCGGCCGCTTCGTCTCCGAACTGCGCGAGGTCGAAGCAGCGCTCAGCGTGCGGCCCACGGAGCCAGACGGCGCCCAGGCGGACAGCCTGATCTGGGCCAGCAAGTCCCTGGTCGCCGCGCATGACCTGCCGGCCGGCCATGTACTGAGCGCCGGCGACCTGCGTAGCAAGCGTCCGGGCACCGGCATATCACCGGCGAAGATGGACCGCGTATTCGGCCGCCGGTTGAACTCGGCTCTGCCGGCCGACGGCATCCTGACGTGGCAGCATCTGGCAGGATAA
- a CDS encoding glycosyltransferase family 2 protein, translating to MISVICPFYNEAAIIEGATRHMLDQLAQLEEPWELILVDDGSRDGSRDLLQPIAKEFPALRAIGYARNRGRGFALKTGIEAARGDVVVTTEIDCSWGDDIVERLVAELRRRPELDMVIASPNLPGGGYRNVPAKRVWISRLGNALLRIGNSREITMYTGMTRAYRRERFLELVIDEPEKEFHLEVARKAQAFDFKISEIPAVLEWKDHRFAKPESGKRKSSSKIPKLMRTHLVFAIAASPFRYIIPLGLFVAAVSVVLLGAAVINLFNEAPSINLAVLSAVVFLFAFMMIGIGVVAYQGRELQKEIWRLRGEQREIARSLERPTSLVLDSPAQRVTPPRSDGAHTRSADTNG from the coding sequence GTGATTTCCGTCATCTGTCCATTCTACAACGAAGCCGCGATCATCGAAGGCGCCACGCGACACATGCTCGATCAGTTGGCCCAACTTGAAGAGCCTTGGGAGCTGATCCTGGTCGACGACGGATCGCGCGATGGTTCGCGCGACTTGTTGCAGCCCATCGCAAAGGAGTTCCCCGCCCTGCGGGCGATCGGCTACGCGCGCAACCGTGGCCGCGGTTTTGCCCTGAAGACCGGGATCGAGGCAGCGCGGGGAGATGTCGTGGTCACGACAGAAATCGACTGTTCCTGGGGCGACGACATTGTTGAGCGTCTGGTCGCCGAATTGCGCCGGCGGCCCGAGTTGGACATGGTGATCGCCTCTCCCAATCTGCCGGGCGGCGGTTACCGGAACGTGCCCGCCAAGCGGGTCTGGATCAGCCGGCTGGGCAACGCGCTGCTGCGTATCGGGAACAGCCGGGAGATCACCATGTACACCGGCATGACCAGGGCCTATCGGCGCGAGCGTTTCCTGGAGCTGGTGATCGACGAACCCGAGAAGGAGTTCCATCTGGAGGTTGCGCGAAAGGCTCAGGCCTTCGACTTCAAGATCAGCGAAATACCGGCTGTCCTCGAGTGGAAGGATCACCGCTTCGCCAAACCCGAGAGTGGCAAGCGCAAGTCCTCCTCGAAGATCCCGAAGCTGATGCGCACGCATCTTGTCTTCGCAATCGCCGCCTCTCCCTTCCGCTACATTATTCCGCTTGGACTGTTCGTTGCGGCGGTTAGCGTAGTCTTGCTCGGCGCAGCCGTGATCAATCTCTTCAACGAGGCACCATCGATCAACTTGGCTGTGCTGTCAGCGGTGGTCTTTCTCTTTGCCTTCATGATGATCGGCATCGGCGTGGTGGCCTACCAGGGCCGTGAGCTACAGAAGGAGATCTGGCGATTGCGGGGTGAGCAGAGGGAGATTGCACGCTCTCTGGAACGTCCGACCTCCCTCGTCCTAGATTCTCCGGCACAACGCGTGACTCCGCCGCGAAGCGACGGCGCGCACACCCGCTCTGCTGACACAAACGGCTGA
- a CDS encoding ABC transporter ATP-binding protein, whose product MVAQNGMLASDRLVFLLAKGRRRRFALVLGLMVADAALNSIGIGMVLPVLQAVLQEDQLPAFLVVYAPFLSEFSYNERILALAAATLALFAIRAGTHYAYLRCNRDFAEAMRVFWIGGIGRNYLLGRYRNLLQRKQGELLNNWQMETASAARFLMSYLGFLSAALQVTALLILGLMVDWQVMLGTLAVGGLLLFCVRRFAFGTAASLGKEKLSLQQRLTAQMSEDLINARDLKVLSAEQRRLTELERVAQSLRRAFVKLAVYGELPRIIAEFFAIAALMTLIVVLIVLMGQAPTTILPLLAFFLLVLYKLATATSQMVSTRMKTLNELPALALVHRLSTEIEAEDTGHGSRIDQLPGDLQFEGVRYSYGEDTPVLAELSLTIPRGELTFLVGPSGSGKSTVLDLLMRLDEPQAGRILAGDRDAREFSLATWRRLFGYVSQDAVLFNGTIHSNLLLARPEADAAQLAEVCRLAGVANFLHQLPQGLETAVGDRGFTLSGGQRKRVAIARALLSNPQVLVLDEATTSFEERMEREMIADLRAARPDLTVIQVTHRLQTAAEADHIVALDHGRVAACGSWDQIGKTHLSLSSRTEA is encoded by the coding sequence ATGGTGGCCCAAAACGGAATGCTGGCCAGCGACCGTCTCGTTTTTCTGCTCGCCAAAGGCCGTCGGCGGCGCTTTGCCTTGGTGTTGGGGCTGATGGTCGCCGATGCGGCACTCAACAGCATCGGCATCGGCATGGTGCTTCCAGTGCTTCAGGCGGTGCTACAAGAAGATCAGTTGCCAGCGTTCCTGGTCGTCTATGCGCCTTTTCTGTCCGAATTCTCCTATAACGAACGGATCCTCGCCTTAGCTGCTGCGACGCTGGCACTTTTCGCGATCCGCGCGGGCACGCACTATGCCTACCTGCGCTGTAATCGCGACTTCGCCGAAGCGATGCGCGTCTTCTGGATCGGCGGCATCGGTCGCAACTACCTGCTCGGGCGCTACCGCAACCTGCTGCAGCGCAAGCAAGGCGAGTTGCTGAACAACTGGCAGATGGAAACTGCCTCGGCCGCGCGGTTCCTTATGAGCTACTTGGGCTTCCTCTCGGCCGCACTCCAAGTGACGGCCTTGCTGATCCTGGGGCTGATGGTGGACTGGCAGGTCATGCTTGGCACTCTGGCGGTCGGCGGCCTACTGCTGTTTTGTGTACGCCGGTTCGCCTTCGGCACAGCCGCTAGTCTCGGCAAGGAAAAGCTGTCGCTGCAACAGAGACTGACGGCACAGATGTCGGAAGACTTGATCAATGCCCGCGACTTGAAGGTCTTGAGCGCCGAGCAGAGGCGGCTGACCGAGCTTGAAAGGGTCGCACAGTCCTTGCGTCGAGCCTTCGTCAAGCTCGCGGTCTACGGCGAACTTCCCAGAATCATTGCGGAGTTCTTTGCCATCGCCGCGTTGATGACTCTGATCGTGGTGTTGATCGTGCTGATGGGGCAAGCGCCGACGACGATTCTGCCGTTACTCGCCTTCTTCCTTTTGGTGCTCTACAAACTGGCTACGGCGACCAGTCAGATGGTTAGCACACGCATGAAAACTCTCAACGAGCTGCCGGCGCTTGCTCTGGTGCATCGGCTCTCAACCGAGATAGAGGCTGAGGACACGGGCCACGGAAGCCGAATCGACCAACTACCGGGGGACCTGCAGTTCGAAGGGGTGCGCTACAGCTATGGCGAGGATACGCCGGTTCTGGCCGAGCTGAGCCTGACAATTCCACGCGGAGAGCTGACGTTTCTAGTCGGCCCCTCGGGTTCCGGCAAGTCGACGGTGCTGGACCTCTTGATGCGCCTCGACGAGCCGCAGGCTGGACGCATCCTGGCCGGCGACCGCGATGCCCGAGAATTCAGTCTGGCCACTTGGCGCCGGCTGTTTGGCTACGTCAGCCAAGATGCGGTGCTGTTCAATGGAACCATCCACTCGAACCTGCTGCTGGCCCGGCCCGAGGCCGACGCGGCGCAGCTCGCCGAAGTCTGTCGTCTGGCCGGCGTTGCAAACTTCCTGCACCAGCTACCGCAAGGGTTGGAAACAGCAGTCGGCGACCGCGGCTTCACTCTCTCGGGCGGGCAGCGCAAACGCGTCGCTATTGCGCGCGCGTTGCTCAGCAATCCGCAGGTGTTGGTTCTCGACGAGGCAACCACCTCCTTCGAGGAGCGCATGGAGCGCGAGATGATCGCGGACTTGCGCGCCGCACGGCCCGATTTGACAGTGATTCAGGTGACACATCGCCTGCAAACGGCCGCCGAAGCTGACCACATCGTCGCGCTCGACCATGGGCGTGTCGCCGCCTGCGGCAGCTGGGATCAGATCGGTAAGACTCATCTCTCACTGTCGAGCAGGACAGAGGCTTGA
- a CDS encoding 2-hydroxyacid dehydrogenase, whose protein sequence is MSTRPVALYYRMLKYQPANLLRLQKDFELIELETPADDTPNLLAQAEVLFAPLGYRVDRTKIDNCRRLRVIASNTTGHPHIDVDYARSRGIEVACLKFAQDFLRSITPTAELTWGLILALTRNLVPAHRAALAGQWDRRPFGAPAMLSSLKLGVVGHGRLGSMVARYGRAFGMDVAFYDPFVNDSGEGAVKLSSLEELVAASDIITLHVPHEPETEGMIDRQLLARFKRGSWLVNTARGELLDWAALLAALESGHLAGAAMDVFEGEFVPGFAERFPDHPVLAYALRHDNLLLTPHVGGSTIDAWSRTEAYTIDMVELALRAAPASDTESG, encoded by the coding sequence ATGTCGACCAGGCCCGTCGCCCTTTATTATCGGATGCTGAAGTACCAGCCGGCCAACCTCCTGCGGCTGCAGAAAGACTTCGAGTTGATCGAGCTCGAGACTCCGGCGGACGATACCCCGAACTTGCTGGCCCAAGCCGAAGTCCTCTTCGCTCCTTTGGGCTATCGGGTCGACCGCACTAAGATCGACAACTGTCGCCGCCTCCGGGTGATCGCCTCCAATACCACGGGCCATCCGCACATCGACGTTGACTACGCTCGCTCTCGAGGGATCGAGGTCGCCTGCCTGAAATTCGCCCAGGACTTTCTGCGCTCGATCACACCGACCGCCGAGCTGACTTGGGGGCTGATCCTGGCGCTCACGCGCAATCTGGTTCCGGCGCATCGTGCTGCGCTGGCGGGACAATGGGACCGGCGTCCCTTCGGCGCGCCGGCCATGCTCTCTAGCCTGAAGCTGGGCGTTGTCGGGCACGGCCGGCTTGGCTCTATGGTGGCGCGCTACGGCCGCGCCTTTGGCATGGACGTCGCCTTCTACGATCCCTTCGTCAACGACTCGGGGGAGGGAGCCGTCAAGCTGTCCAGCCTGGAGGAATTGGTGGCTGCCAGCGATATCATCACGCTACATGTCCCGCACGAGCCTGAGACCGAAGGGATGATCGACCGGCAGCTCTTGGCGCGATTCAAGCGCGGCAGTTGGTTGGTCAACACGGCACGTGGCGAGTTGCTCGATTGGGCAGCCTTGCTGGCGGCACTTGAATCGGGACATTTGGCGGGAGCGGCGATGGACGTCTTCGAGGGAGAGTTCGTCCCCGGCTTTGCCGAGCGCTTTCCGGACCATCCTGTGCTCGCTTACGCACTTCGCCACGACAACCTATTGCTGACGCCGCACGTCGGTGGCTCGACGATTGATGCCTGGTCGCGTACTGAGGCCTATACCATCGATATGGTAGAGCTGGCTTTGCGTGCGGCACCGGCAAGCGATACGGAGTCAGGTTGA
- a CDS encoding class I SAM-dependent methyltransferase, with the protein MDREPDIGAVRAYWESRPLGSLEVAAEPGTPAFFEYFNRIREQDEGLFARSIYEFDRHAGQRVLDIGCGNGWLVENFARGAARTTGIDLTRAAVKLTRSRLQLSELSATLLVGNAERLPFDDESFDFVTSSGVLHHTPNTEQAMAEAVRVIRRGSGGMIALYYRHFLLKPSIWPITRFFVRLLFAAVPGRNDFGKVASPEDLVRLYDGNENPIGRAYDRRAFLNMLPGCRVDRVELHFFPTRFLFRSPPPMWVRRLLDRWLGLLIYVRFTKL; encoded by the coding sequence ATGGATCGAGAACCCGACATCGGAGCCGTGCGCGCTTACTGGGAGAGCCGCCCTCTGGGCAGTCTCGAGGTCGCAGCCGAACCAGGGACCCCGGCATTCTTCGAATACTTCAATCGTATCCGCGAACAGGACGAGGGTCTGTTTGCCCGGTCAATCTACGAATTCGATCGCCACGCAGGTCAGCGCGTGCTGGATATCGGTTGCGGAAACGGTTGGCTGGTCGAGAACTTTGCCCGGGGCGCGGCCCGAACGACCGGCATCGATCTGACGCGGGCGGCGGTCAAGTTAACTCGCTCGCGTCTGCAATTGTCCGAACTATCGGCAACACTCCTGGTCGGCAACGCCGAGCGGCTGCCTTTCGATGACGAGAGCTTCGATTTCGTGACCTCGAGCGGCGTTTTGCACCACACGCCCAACACGGAACAGGCCATGGCAGAAGCCGTTCGTGTCATTCGGCGAGGCAGCGGTGGCATGATCGCTCTCTACTACCGCCACTTTCTGCTGAAACCGAGCATCTGGCCGATCACGCGCTTCTTCGTCCGGCTCCTGTTCGCGGCGGTACCGGGCCGCAACGATTTCGGCAAGGTCGCGAGTCCCGAAGACTTGGTCCGTCTCTACGATGGCAATGAAAATCCGATAGGCAGAGCTTACGATCGGCGCGCCTTTCTGAACATGCTGCCCGGTTGCCGCGTCGACCGCGTCGAACTGCACTTCTTTCCGACGCGCTTTCTCTTTCGATCGCCGCCGCCGATGTGGGTGAGACGCCTGCTGGACCGCTGGCTCGGACTTCTGATTTATGTGCGCTTCACGAAACTCTGA
- a CDS encoding fatty acid desaturase family protein yields the protein MTKRCRTNTSRKMQEGIRVEDRSVSPLAAKGVRERVSRRAYLTLADGRRNIAEIAAMHAALTAWLVFAFTALPLWAAVLLSLPVCAVHQRHASEWLHEGLHFNIHPERRTNAFVSTWMLAALFGLPLAAMRRSHFEHHGVKRFFNAQDPDTVYAIVTDRRSVVLALLRDLSGLTAVLSYLQVIVNRLKPVSDGGAPSAGGQNGALTSALRQYWPVIVVQFLFLGTTMLFAHPEIWAVYYASLVTLYPLLSRLRLYGQHVMIDPHGRAVFADSNVSRTVDGTWLDRILISSHLMCFHHEHHAKPHLPFRALRALARPVEGDPNRYTRSHLPVLKALMKDSA from the coding sequence TTGACGAAGCGTTGCAGAACCAATACTTCGCGCAAGATGCAGGAGGGAATCCGCGTGGAAGACCGGAGTGTGAGCCCATTGGCTGCCAAAGGGGTGCGCGAACGGGTGAGCCGTAGAGCTTATCTGACGTTGGCCGACGGGCGGCGCAACATCGCCGAAATTGCAGCCATGCATGCGGCGTTGACGGCGTGGCTTGTGTTCGCCTTTACGGCTCTGCCGCTTTGGGCAGCGGTGCTTCTATCACTGCCCGTCTGCGCAGTGCATCAACGGCATGCGTCGGAGTGGCTGCATGAGGGGCTACACTTCAACATTCACCCGGAGCGCCGGACCAACGCATTCGTTTCCACATGGATGCTAGCCGCCCTGTTCGGTTTGCCACTCGCGGCGATGCGGCGCAGCCACTTCGAGCATCACGGCGTGAAACGTTTCTTCAATGCTCAGGATCCGGATACGGTTTACGCGATTGTCACGGACCGTCGCAGCGTCGTATTGGCGCTGCTGCGCGATTTGAGTGGCCTGACCGCCGTCTTAAGCTATCTGCAGGTAATCGTTAATCGTCTGAAACCCGTCAGCGACGGCGGCGCCCCTTCCGCAGGCGGCCAAAACGGCGCGCTGACTTCGGCGCTTCGGCAGTACTGGCCGGTCATAGTTGTGCAGTTTCTCTTCCTTGGCACGACCATGCTGTTCGCTCACCCCGAGATCTGGGCCGTGTACTATGCGTCGCTTGTCACGCTGTATCCCTTGCTCAGCCGCCTGCGTCTTTACGGGCAACACGTCATGATCGATCCGCACGGTCGGGCCGTCTTCGCTGACAGCAATGTAAGCCGGACCGTCGATGGCACCTGGCTAGACCGGATACTGATCTCGTCGCATCTCATGTGCTTCCACCACGAGCACCACGCAAAGCCGCATCTTCCGTTCCGTGCCCTGCGCGCGCTGGCGCGCCCAGTCGAAGGCGATCCGAACCGCTATACCCGATCGCATCTGCCGGTGTTGAAAGCTTTGATGAAGGATAGCGCGTGA
- a CDS encoding class I SAM-dependent methyltransferase: protein MAKNQVQSEEEWRRWQEQAPRIYDRIYYESNPVVAAVNNAGHSQIERSFSPESHFARVIEVGAGSGHHLDSVRHRFDSYWLTDINEGLLARAAQRHAGKAGVTCAIADATRLPFPDDHFNRLISVYNLEHLPAPHAVLDEWARVVRPGGVLSISIPTEGGIAWNLGRWLTTRRSFRKEGLNLDYIIAREHINACYRLVALIRFLFPQRQEHWFPLRLPFADINLVYTVNVRL, encoded by the coding sequence ATGGCCAAGAACCAGGTACAGAGTGAGGAGGAGTGGCGAAGGTGGCAGGAGCAAGCACCTCGCATTTACGACCGCATCTACTATGAAAGCAATCCGGTCGTTGCCGCCGTCAACAATGCCGGCCACAGCCAGATCGAACGCTCCTTCAGTCCGGAGTCTCACTTTGCCCGCGTGATCGAGGTCGGAGCCGGTTCGGGACATCATCTCGACAGCGTTCGTCACCGCTTCGACAGCTACTGGCTGACCGACATCAACGAAGGCCTTTTGGCGCGCGCTGCGCAGCGCCATGCCGGGAAGGCCGGAGTGACGTGCGCTATCGCGGACGCCACGCGGCTTCCTTTTCCCGACGACCACTTCAATCGCTTGATCTCGGTCTACAATCTCGAGCATCTGCCAGCGCCGCACGCTGTCTTAGACGAGTGGGCTAGAGTGGTACGGCCGGGTGGCGTATTGAGTATTTCAATTCCGACGGAAGGCGGTATCGCGTGGAATCTGGGTCGCTGGCTCACCACTCGGCGCTCCTTCCGTAAAGAAGGCTTGAATTTGGACTACATCATCGCGCGCGAGCACATCAACGCCTGCTATCGGTTGGTGGCCTTGATCCGATTTCTTTTTCCTCAACGGCAAGAACACTGGTTCCCTTTGCGCCTGCCGTTCGCCGATATCAACCTCGTCTACACTGTAAACGTAAGGCTCTAG
- a CDS encoding cytidylyltransferase domain-containing protein: protein MTSISVIINARTTSSRLPRKLVRPFAGTSLIDIALEKLDRMGFFAHRYLAVAEPELAERAKPFGNIEILWRDEAAIKPGYNPHEVQYAHYRRIDSEYFVWMNACCPLLSMKTLRSAAEEVARTRHNSYTSVVPTTDWIFDSDGHALTNKDASMVSTAHSPTFYRVAHVFHVFNKSFFERTNELWTLMPDDPALIQVPEEEIFDVNTPLEFEIAEAAYRAQSLSHTAAD, encoded by the coding sequence ATGACCTCCATCTCCGTGATCATCAACGCGCGCACGACTTCGTCGCGCTTGCCGCGCAAGCTCGTCCGGCCCTTTGCCGGTACCAGTTTGATCGATATCGCGCTTGAAAAGCTCGATCGAATGGGCTTCTTCGCCCATCGATATCTCGCGGTAGCGGAGCCAGAGTTGGCCGAGCGCGCCAAACCCTTCGGCAACATCGAGATCCTCTGGCGTGACGAGGCGGCGATCAAACCGGGGTATAATCCGCATGAGGTGCAGTATGCTCACTACCGTCGTATCGACTCCGAATACTTCGTCTGGATGAATGCCTGCTGCCCGCTGCTCAGCATGAAAACCCTGCGCAGCGCAGCCGAAGAGGTGGCACGGACCCGGCACAACTCTTACACCTCTGTTGTACCGACCACTGATTGGATCTTCGATTCCGACGGTCACGCCTTGACGAACAAGGACGCCTCGATGGTCTCCACCGCGCATTCGCCGACGTTCTATCGGGTGGCTCATGTTTTTCATGTCTTCAACAAGAGCTTCTTCGAGCGCACCAACGAGCTGTGGACCCTCATGCCGGACGACCCTGCACTGATCCAGGTGCCAGAGGAAGAGATCTTCGACGTCAACACTCCCCTGGAGTTCGAGATCGCCGAAGCAGCCTATCGCGCACAATCTTTGTCGCACACGGCGGCAGATTGA